A stretch of the Vitis riparia cultivar Riparia Gloire de Montpellier isolate 1030 chromosome 13, EGFV_Vit.rip_1.0, whole genome shotgun sequence genome encodes the following:
- the LOC117929340 gene encoding sugar transport protein 8-like produces MTKIEKVGSFESKITVYVVVCWVLAACGGLMFGYDIGISGGVTAMDDFLIKFFPAVYQRKLRAKEDNYCKYDNQYLQLFTSSLYLAALVSSFAASKMCSKLGRKPTIFVASAFFLCGSLLSAAAQRIWMIILARVLLGVGVGFGNEAVPLFLSEIAPVQHRGAVNILFQLFITIGILFANLVNYGASKIHPWGWRLSLGLASLPAAFLFVGSVVIIETPASLVERNQESQGLSTLKKIRGVEDVDAEFEQIKMACEAAREVKDPFKRLMKRSSMPPLIIGVMMQVFQQFTGINAIMFYAPVLFQTVGFKNDASLLSSVITGLVNVFSTLVSIYGVDRVGRRKLLLQACVQMFISQTAIGAILLVHLKGSNSLDEGLAGLVVVLVCLFVMSFAWSWGPLGWLIPSETFPLEIRTSGFACAVSSNMLFTFIIAQAFLSMMCHMRAFIFFFFAAWIVVMGLFVLFLLPETKNVPIDAMVERVWKQHPVWKRFMDDYDGKEGVKNVGMII; encoded by the exons ATGACAAAGATCGAAAAGGTTGGTAGCTTTGAATCGAAAATCACCGTTTATGTGGTAGTTTGTTGGGTTCTAGCGGCCTGTGGAGGCCTGATGTTCGGCTACGACATCGGAATTTCAG GTGGAGTGACGGCCATGGATGACTTCCTCATCAAGTTCTTTCCGGCCGTTTATCAAAGAAAGCTTCGTGCGAAGGAAGACAACTACTGCAAGTATGACAATCAATACCTTCAGCTTTTCACATCTTCACTCTATCTTGCTGCTCTCGTTTCCAGCTTTGCTGCCTCAAAGATGTGCTCCAAATTGGGTCGAAAGCCCACGATTTTCGTGGCATCTGCCTTTTTCTTGTGTGGCAGTCTCTTGAGCGCGGCCGCTCAACGAATTTGGATGATCATCCTTGCCAGGGTTCTTCTAGGTGTTGGGGTTGGGTTTGGCAATGAG gCTGTTCCTCTATTTTTGTCGGAGATTGCACCAGTCCAGCATCGAGGAGCTGTAAACATTCTCTTCCAACTCTTCATTACAATAGGGATTTTGTTCGCAAATTTGGTAAACTATGGCGCGTCCAAGATTCATCCATGGGGATGGAGACTGTCTTTAGGCCTTGCATCCCTTCCGGCTGCCTTCCTATTTGTAGGCTCTGTGGTCATCATTGAAACACCGGCGAGCCTGGTCGAGCGTAATCAAGAATCTCAAGGGCTATCGACGCTTAAGAAGATAAGGGGAGTAGAAGATGTTGATGCGGAGTTTGAACAGATTAAAATGGCTTGCGAGGCAGCACGAGAGGTCAAGGATCCATTCAAGAGACTCATGAAGCGCTCTAGCATGCCCCCACTAATCATTGGCGTTATGATGCAAGTGTTTCAGCAGTTTACGGGGATCAATGCTATCATGTTTTATGCACCGGTTTTGTTTCAGACCGTCGGGTTTAAGAATGACGCATCTTTGTTGTCCTCTGTCATCACCGGACTTGTGAATGTTTTCAGCACGTTGGTCTCGATCTATGGTGTTGACAGGGTCGGGAGGAGGAAACTGCTTCTCCAAGCTTGCGTCCAGATGTTCATAAGTCAG ACTGCAATTGGAGCAATCCTACTTGTTCACTTGAAAGGTTCGAACTCTCTGGACGAAGGACTAGCAGGGCTTGTGGTGGTGCTAGTGTGTTTGTTTGTTATGTCCTTTGCATGGTCATGGGGTCCTCTTGGTTGGTTGATACCCAGCGAAACTTTTCCTCTGGAGATAAGAACTTCCGGGTTTGCATGTGCAGTGAGCTCCAACATGCTCTTCACCTTCATCATTGCTCAGGCATTCTTGTCGATGATGTGCCACATGCGTgccttcatatttttcttctttgctgCTTGGATAGTGGTCATGGGGTTGTTCGTGTTATTCCTGTTGCCCGAGACAAAGAATGTGCCGATTGATGCCATGGTTGAGAGGGTGTGGAAGCAGCACCCGGTCTGGAAGAGATTCATGGATGATTATGATGGTAAAGAAGGCGTAAAAAATGTTGGGATGATCATATGA